One stretch of Miscanthus floridulus cultivar M001 chromosome 18, ASM1932011v1, whole genome shotgun sequence DNA includes these proteins:
- the LOC136522083 gene encoding NADH dehydrogenase [ubiquinone] 1 beta subcomplex subunit 9-like, which translates to MASTAGYLARRAAQKERVRLLYRRALKDTLNWAVHRHLFYQDASDLRDKFEANRHVDNLDVIDRLIDDAEAQYRNFQHPDPYIVPWAPGGTKFTRNPPPPQGIEVIYNYGKEDQ; encoded by the exons ATGGCGTCGACGGCAGGGTACCTGGCGCGGCGGGCGGCGCAGAAGGAACGGGTGCGCCTGCTCTACCGCAGGGCGCTCAAGGACACGCTCAACTGGGCCGTCCACCGCCACCTCTTCTACCAGGAC GCGTCGGATCTCCGGGACAAGTTCGAGGCCAACCGACACGTG GATAACCTGGACGTGATCGATAGGCTCATCGATGATGCGGAGGCTCAGTACAGGAACTTCCAGCACCCCGATCCCTACATTG TTCCATGGGCACCAGGTGGCACTAAATTCACAAGAAACCCCCCTCCTCCTCAAGGG ATCGAGGTCATCTACAATTATGGCAAGGAGGACCAGTAA